One Candidatus Marsarchaeota archaeon DNA segment encodes these proteins:
- a CDS encoding DNA-directed DNA polymerase yields MRGQAGKKQAQEPLVFEGFLLEVDYLTSDEHALIRLAVKDSSGNAREVFDPAFKPYFYFVPRNAMGTDEMLAIQAFDGNERIKAADAVTERRSIFGKDVNSYKVYTKLPMQVPKLSEAFAGHGERYEYDIPFAKRYLIDKGLTPLSYYKFTLGLSDGLLVLKSAEPVPAAEPVDSALNVMCFDIEVYNPKTITIPDRDPVIMLSYTYTSNGKTGEGVITYKKIDRPFVRVVKDEKELFKTFMDLVDELDIDIVTGYNSANYDVKYMLDRAKTLKVKFDLSRFEGETKIERHGLLDKVKIAGRVHVDMYNVVKFISTVGAAEYILKLNSYTLKNVYEAVTKTAKTNVEKKDIYKMWDSNGKELEELADYNLSDSHALNKVYDTFAPIMTALTRVTGNTLSDVSVSTTGQLVEFMLMKYAHGFGELIPNKPSERDMRAREANPIEGAYVKTPEPGIYTNLVMFDFRGLYPSIIISQNIDPSSICADCKEYNESPTGTRFSKTRKGIAPAALKVLVDERAKVKQLYKKDKSNIYLGSRSQALKITSNSFFGYMGYARSRWYSRECAGSITAWGRQFIHKAIDEAEAHGFRVLYADTDSLLMLLMDKSRDDALAFVKGFNSSLPSDMDLELEDFYSRGVFVGRKTETGYTGAKKKYALISESGYIKIRGFELVRRDWSKIARETQRKVLEAILKEGSAENAVAIVKEVVGRLQAGNVPLGELAISTQLRKGIDGYDSKSPELAAAKKAIEKGLKSREDVEHAVISYVITRHGNSISDRAELEEYAQDYDSDYYINHQVIPATMRILKELGLSEDEVKGMGKQKKL; encoded by the coding sequence ATGCGGGGCCAAGCCGGGAAGAAGCAGGCGCAAGAGCCGCTTGTTTTCGAGGGATTCCTTCTTGAAGTCGACTACCTTACCAGCGATGAGCATGCGCTGATAAGGCTAGCAGTTAAGGACAGCTCAGGCAATGCGCGCGAGGTCTTCGACCCGGCGTTCAAACCCTACTTCTACTTTGTGCCCAGAAACGCTATGGGCACCGATGAGATGCTTGCAATCCAGGCCTTTGACGGCAACGAGCGTATTAAGGCTGCTGATGCGGTAACGGAAAGGCGCAGCATCTTCGGGAAGGATGTCAATTCCTACAAAGTATACACGAAGCTGCCTATGCAAGTGCCAAAGCTCAGCGAGGCCTTTGCAGGGCACGGGGAGCGATACGAATACGACATACCGTTCGCCAAGCGCTACCTGATAGACAAAGGCCTGACGCCGCTGTCGTACTACAAGTTCACTCTTGGACTCAGTGACGGTCTTCTCGTGCTCAAGAGCGCGGAGCCGGTCCCGGCTGCAGAGCCTGTCGACTCGGCGTTGAATGTCATGTGTTTCGACATAGAGGTCTACAACCCTAAAACAATCACCATACCAGACCGCGACCCGGTGATAATGCTCAGCTATACCTACACCTCGAACGGCAAGACCGGCGAGGGCGTAATAACCTACAAGAAGATAGACAGGCCTTTCGTCAGAGTTGTGAAGGATGAGAAGGAGCTGTTCAAGACCTTTATGGATCTCGTCGACGAGCTTGACATTGACATAGTGACTGGCTACAACTCAGCCAACTACGACGTCAAGTACATGCTCGACAGGGCGAAGACGCTGAAGGTGAAGTTCGACCTCAGCAGGTTTGAGGGCGAGACGAAGATAGAGAGGCACGGCCTCCTCGACAAGGTGAAGATAGCCGGCAGGGTTCATGTCGACATGTACAACGTCGTCAAGTTCATATCCACGGTTGGCGCAGCTGAATACATACTGAAGCTGAACAGCTATACGCTGAAGAACGTCTACGAGGCCGTGACTAAGACCGCTAAGACAAACGTGGAGAAGAAGGACATATACAAGATGTGGGATTCCAACGGCAAGGAACTTGAGGAGCTCGCCGACTACAACCTGAGCGATTCGCATGCGTTGAACAAGGTCTACGACACGTTCGCGCCGATAATGACTGCGCTCACGCGCGTCACGGGCAACACCCTGAGCGACGTATCCGTCTCTACAACGGGCCAGCTGGTCGAGTTCATGCTGATGAAGTATGCGCACGGGTTTGGTGAGCTCATACCGAACAAGCCGTCGGAGCGCGACATGCGCGCCCGCGAAGCCAATCCGATAGAGGGCGCATACGTCAAAACCCCTGAGCCAGGCATATATACGAATCTCGTCATGTTTGACTTCCGGGGCCTGTACCCGTCAATAATAATATCGCAGAACATAGACCCATCGTCGATATGCGCGGACTGCAAGGAATACAACGAGTCGCCAACCGGGACGCGCTTCTCCAAGACAAGGAAGGGCATAGCGCCCGCAGCGCTCAAGGTGCTCGTCGACGAGAGGGCCAAGGTCAAGCAGCTCTACAAGAAGGACAAGTCAAACATATACCTCGGCTCGAGGTCGCAGGCGTTGAAGATAACATCCAACTCGTTCTTCGGCTACATGGGCTACGCGAGGTCGCGGTGGTACTCGCGGGAGTGCGCAGGCAGCATAACAGCATGGGGCAGGCAGTTCATCCACAAGGCGATAGACGAAGCCGAGGCGCACGGCTTCAGGGTCCTGTACGCAGACACTGATTCGCTCCTCATGCTGCTCATGGACAAGAGCAGGGACGATGCCCTGGCGTTCGTCAAGGGATTCAACTCAAGCCTTCCGAGCGACATGGACCTTGAGCTCGAGGACTTCTACTCGCGTGGCGTGTTCGTCGGCAGGAAGACAGAGACCGGCTATACGGGCGCGAAAAAGAAGTACGCGCTCATATCTGAATCGGGCTACATAAAGATACGTGGCTTCGAGCTCGTAAGAAGGGACTGGTCGAAGATTGCAAGAGAGACGCAGCGCAAGGTGCTCGAGGCCATACTCAAGGAGGGCAGCGCAGAGAACGCGGTAGCGATAGTAAAGGAAGTAGTCGGCAGGCTCCAGGCAGGCAATGTGCCCCTCGGCGAGCTCGCCATAAGCACGCAGCTCAGGAAGGGGATAGACGGCTACGACTCGAAGAGCCCGGAGCTTGCAGCCGCGAAGAAAGCAATAGAGAAGGGCCTGAAGAGCAGGGAGGACGTGGAGCATGCGGTGATAAGCTACGTGATAACCAGGCACGGCAATTCGATATCAGACAGGGCGGAGCTCGAGGAGTACGCGCAGGACTATGATTCCGATTATTACATAAACCATCAGGTCATACCCGCTACAATGCGCATATTGAAGGAGCTGGGCCTGAGCGAAGATGAAGTCAAGGGCATGGGCAAGCAGAAAAAGCTTTGA
- a CDS encoding HAD family hydrolase — protein sequence MGQLSPYKTFIFDWDGTLRGVSTARKLNAALNPHWRTKKSLSRGSVRKYTKDEIAANMRHVHTGRTLAELHEAETALLTFIGDLSLAFIVPRLSYGSRETLEALKEKGKEVALFTDAALWRVYRELDRLNVIGYFDAILSAQSIMRLKPDPLGIEILLRVLRANRRTTIYVGDSIDDIKLAENAGIASAAVTNGFDSASMLSKWRPDYMFTSMEEFGRALL from the coding sequence ATGGGCCAGCTCTCGCCATACAAGACATTCATATTCGATTGGGACGGCACGCTCAGGGGCGTGAGCACTGCGCGCAAGCTCAACGCGGCGCTGAATCCTCATTGGCGCACTAAGAAATCACTTTCAAGAGGCAGCGTCAGGAAGTACACTAAAGATGAGATAGCCGCAAACATGCGCCACGTCCACACAGGCCGGACGCTGGCCGAGCTCCACGAGGCCGAGACTGCTTTGCTGACCTTCATCGGCGACCTCTCGCTTGCTTTCATAGTGCCGAGGCTGAGCTACGGCTCAAGGGAAACGCTCGAAGCGCTCAAGGAAAAGGGCAAGGAAGTGGCGCTGTTCACGGATGCCGCACTATGGCGCGTATACAGGGAGCTCGATCGCCTCAATGTCATTGGATACTTCGACGCCATACTGAGCGCACAGTCAATAATGCGGCTCAAGCCCGACCCTCTTGGGATAGAGATACTGCTAAGGGTGCTTCGCGCGAACAGGCGCACAACGATCTACGTCGGCGACTCGATCGACGACATAAAGCTTGCGGAGAATGCTGGAATAGCATCAGCGGCAGTCACGAACGGGTTCGACAGCGCGTCAATGCTCTCGAAATGGCGCCCCGACTACATGTTCACGAGCATGGAAGAGTTCGGGCGCGCTCTACTATAA
- the leuS gene encoding leucine--tRNA ligase produces the protein MIDYKAIEDKWLRAWDETKLFEAEPTDRPSILVTAAWPYTYIPQHIGHMRTYGTADFYARYMRMKGFNVLFPMGFHKTGTPILAVVKRILAGDEDLKKEYELYHIGWDKVKSLADPALLSEYFSGVYKEEMRHAGLSIDWRRSFTSTDAIYSKMVEWQFSKLNAKGFLVKGRHPVGWCPNEGNAIGMHDTLHDVDPKIEEMTVIKFRDSASDAFFACATYRPETIYGVTNLFINDKAEYVIAKVEGSKLYISKDAAALLSYQAKLTVEEEISAAELLSKRAINPVTGEGIAVLPGYFVKPNFATGIVMSVPAHAPFDYAALERLGSGSALPAKVIITMAGEPANELPAAKYLKAVGADAHAPDEKVEEATKLLYKTEQRNGIMAVGEYKGKPVAEARELVARELRGKGDATGMYVLANEQPVYCRCGYKAVVKVIEDQWFIDYGNPAWKEQVRSYMPKMKLYPEKMRAAYNATVEWLEMKPVERAQGLGTKFPLNPSHIIEPLSDSTIYMAFYTFVHVLHSYGVKPEQLKPEFFDYVLLGEGNVDAVARNTGIDPEATKKCRDSFAYWYKYTSRHSAHELIPSHLTFYIFNHLAVFPEPFWPKQIVTSGMINLKGQEMHKSTGNVMPLGDALLKFGADTVRFILIVGGDLESDMNFMPDSAIGVMTKNQFLYDMVGALDGEDSGALGHIDYWLYSKLNSKIKRASQAMDRLSLREAYIDIYYNSVNELKWYAARGGANALVVRDFIEKVVLMLAPAMPFLAEELWHMLGKSNFIEKERWPECDESMINMAVERAEEMVQRTIEDAESTLALTAKIDANKGKKPKSVTVIVSEDWKAVAYNVLCNERDIGKAMSSGKLKDIDRQKLSAFLTQFAKRLPELAELGEYDDAAIFDGLSQAAPYMSSRLGVEVKVEREGSSGSSRAQRSLPERPSLDIRWE, from the coding sequence GTGATAGATTACAAAGCCATCGAGGATAAATGGCTAAGGGCATGGGACGAAACCAAGCTTTTCGAGGCCGAACCTACCGATAGGCCCAGCATACTGGTAACGGCCGCCTGGCCCTATACATACATTCCCCAGCATATAGGCCACATGCGCACATACGGCACGGCAGACTTCTACGCAAGGTACATGCGCATGAAGGGCTTCAACGTGCTTTTCCCGATGGGCTTTCACAAGACGGGCACGCCGATACTTGCGGTAGTGAAGCGCATACTTGCCGGCGACGAGGACCTAAAGAAGGAATATGAGCTATACCACATCGGCTGGGACAAGGTCAAGAGCCTTGCAGATCCCGCCTTGCTGTCAGAGTACTTCTCAGGCGTGTACAAAGAAGAGATGAGGCATGCCGGCCTCAGCATAGACTGGCGTCGAAGCTTCACTTCGACCGACGCAATATACAGCAAGATGGTGGAATGGCAGTTCTCCAAGCTGAACGCGAAGGGCTTCCTTGTCAAGGGCAGGCATCCAGTAGGATGGTGCCCGAATGAGGGCAACGCCATAGGCATGCACGATACGCTCCATGACGTAGATCCGAAGATAGAGGAAATGACCGTGATAAAGTTCAGGGACTCGGCCAGCGACGCGTTCTTCGCCTGCGCGACATACAGGCCTGAGACTATATACGGCGTGACCAACCTGTTCATTAATGACAAGGCGGAATACGTAATTGCCAAAGTTGAGGGCTCAAAGCTCTACATCAGCAAGGACGCAGCAGCGCTGCTCTCATATCAGGCGAAGCTAACGGTAGAAGAGGAGATAAGCGCGGCGGAGCTTTTGTCAAAGAGAGCCATAAACCCCGTTACAGGTGAAGGCATAGCGGTGCTTCCGGGCTACTTCGTCAAGCCCAATTTCGCCACCGGCATTGTCATGTCGGTGCCTGCGCATGCACCGTTCGACTATGCGGCGCTCGAGAGGCTAGGAAGCGGCAGTGCGCTGCCGGCCAAGGTAATAATTACTATGGCAGGCGAACCAGCAAACGAGCTGCCAGCAGCGAAGTACCTAAAGGCTGTGGGTGCGGATGCGCATGCGCCGGACGAGAAGGTCGAGGAGGCGACGAAACTGCTTTACAAGACAGAGCAACGCAACGGGATTATGGCTGTAGGAGAGTACAAGGGCAAGCCGGTTGCCGAGGCGCGAGAGCTGGTGGCAAGGGAATTGCGAGGAAAGGGCGACGCCACAGGCATGTACGTCCTGGCAAACGAGCAGCCTGTCTATTGCAGGTGCGGCTACAAGGCAGTGGTGAAGGTCATAGAGGACCAGTGGTTCATAGATTACGGCAATCCCGCATGGAAGGAGCAGGTCAGAAGCTACATGCCCAAGATGAAGCTCTATCCCGAGAAGATGCGGGCCGCATACAATGCCACAGTTGAATGGCTCGAAATGAAGCCCGTCGAACGCGCCCAAGGCCTGGGCACGAAGTTCCCGTTGAACCCATCACACATAATAGAGCCGCTCTCAGACTCAACCATATACATGGCGTTCTACACGTTCGTGCACGTATTGCATAGCTATGGCGTGAAGCCCGAGCAGCTCAAGCCGGAGTTCTTCGATTACGTGCTGCTGGGCGAGGGCAATGTCGACGCGGTCGCGAGAAATACAGGCATCGATCCAGAGGCTACGAAGAAATGCCGTGACTCTTTCGCGTACTGGTACAAGTACACGTCAAGGCATTCCGCACACGAGCTCATACCCAGCCATCTCACTTTCTACATATTCAACCATCTTGCAGTATTTCCGGAGCCCTTCTGGCCGAAACAGATAGTCACGAGCGGCATGATAAACCTCAAGGGGCAGGAGATGCACAAGAGCACAGGCAACGTGATGCCGCTTGGAGACGCGCTCTTGAAATTCGGCGCAGACACGGTGCGCTTCATATTGATAGTAGGCGGCGATCTAGAATCTGACATGAACTTCATGCCTGACAGCGCAATTGGCGTCATGACGAAGAACCAGTTCCTGTATGACATGGTGGGCGCGCTTGACGGCGAGGACAGCGGGGCACTCGGCCACATAGACTACTGGCTGTACTCGAAGCTCAACTCCAAGATAAAGAGGGCCAGCCAGGCAATGGACAGGCTATCGCTGCGCGAGGCATACATAGACATCTACTACAATTCGGTCAATGAGCTGAAGTGGTACGCTGCGCGGGGCGGAGCGAACGCGCTCGTGGTGCGCGATTTCATAGAGAAGGTTGTGCTCATGCTCGCTCCGGCCATGCCCTTCCTCGCCGAAGAGCTTTGGCACATGCTGGGCAAGAGCAATTTCATAGAGAAGGAGCGCTGGCCGGAATGCGATGAGAGCATGATAAACATGGCAGTGGAGCGCGCAGAGGAGATGGTGCAGCGCACCATAGAGGACGCAGAGTCTACGCTCGCACTCACCGCCAAGATCGATGCCAACAAGGGCAAGAAGCCGAAGTCGGTCACAGTGATAGTCTCGGAGGACTGGAAGGCCGTGGCATACAACGTGCTGTGCAATGAGCGCGACATCGGCAAGGCGATGTCCAGCGGCAAGCTCAAGGACATCGACAGGCAAAAGCTCTCCGCGTTCCTGACGCAGTTCGCAAAGAGGTTACCTGAGCTGGCCGAGCTCGGGGAATACGACGACGCCGCCATATTTGACGGGCTTTCGCAGGCAGCACCTTACATGAGCAGCAGGCTGGGCGTCGAAGTGAAGGTAGAGCGCGAAGGCTCGTCAGGCTCAAGCAGGGCGCAGAGGTCGCTGCCTGAAAGGCCTAGCCTCGACATAAGGTGGGAGTGA